In Streptomyces sp. TS71-3, the following proteins share a genomic window:
- a CDS encoding fatty acyl-AMP ligase: MTDRLLVDEPSALHLLRRHAGERPGRAAVTFVHDHDAPDGARTLDYAALDAEARRVASWLQERCAPGDRVLLLHPPGLPFVTAFLGCLYAGTIAVPSPMPGQFQYQQRRVTGIALDAGVSVALTDTGQLDEARRWIDAEGLDFTVAASDAADLGAADRWRDPEAAARDLVLLQYTSGSTGDPKGVMVDHGNLLHNADSLRRALGLSEDTDFGGWIPLYHDMGLMGQLLPSLFLGSSCALMSPMAFLKRPHQWLGLIDRYDLGYSAAPNFAYELCVRRVTDAQLERLDLSRWRFAANGSEPIQASTLRDFAERFASAGFRAEALAPCYGMAEATVFVSGLAGRPPRVAPVDSDALEKHLLQPPLPDGPVRELVGCGDVPDFDVRIVDPHDGTVLPDGTTGEIWLRGPSVAPGYWGRPDATEETFGARTAGGEGPFLRTGDLGALQDGEIYVTGRSKDLLIVHGRNLYPQDIEHELRLRHPALATLAGTAFTVSVPQEEVVVLHEVRGRFTEEQYQELARDMRTTVYQEFGVRTAGLVLLRPGSVRKTTSGKVQRGEMRRLFLDGALTPVHAHLEPAVGALVSGEPA, encoded by the coding sequence GTGACCGACCGCCTGCTCGTGGACGAGCCCAGTGCCCTGCACCTGTTGCGCCGCCATGCCGGTGAACGGCCCGGCCGGGCCGCGGTCACCTTCGTCCACGACCACGATGCGCCGGACGGCGCCCGCACCCTCGACTACGCGGCACTCGACGCGGAGGCCCGCCGCGTGGCCTCCTGGCTTCAGGAGCGCTGCGCGCCCGGCGACCGCGTCCTGCTGCTGCACCCGCCGGGCCTGCCCTTCGTCACCGCGTTCCTGGGCTGCCTGTACGCGGGCACGATCGCGGTCCCCTCGCCGATGCCCGGACAGTTCCAGTACCAGCAGCGCCGGGTCACCGGCATCGCGCTGGACGCCGGGGTGAGCGTGGCGCTCACCGACACCGGACAACTCGACGAGGCACGCCGCTGGATCGACGCCGAGGGCCTCGACTTCACCGTGGCGGCCAGCGACGCCGCGGACCTGGGCGCCGCCGACCGCTGGCGCGACCCCGAAGCCGCGGCCCGCGACCTGGTCCTGCTCCAGTACACCTCCGGGTCCACCGGCGATCCCAAGGGCGTCATGGTCGACCACGGCAACCTGCTGCACAACGCCGACAGCCTGCGCCGGGCCCTCGGGCTGAGCGAGGACACCGACTTCGGCGGCTGGATCCCGCTCTACCACGACATGGGCCTGATGGGGCAGCTGCTGCCCAGCCTGTTCCTCGGCAGCAGCTGCGCGCTGATGTCGCCGATGGCGTTCCTCAAGCGACCGCACCAGTGGCTCGGCCTCATCGACCGCTACGACCTCGGGTACTCGGCCGCACCCAACTTCGCCTACGAGCTGTGCGTGCGCCGGGTGACCGATGCCCAGCTGGAGCGGCTCGACCTGTCCCGGTGGCGGTTCGCGGCCAACGGCTCCGAACCGATCCAGGCCTCCACCCTGCGCGACTTCGCCGAGCGCTTCGCCTCCGCCGGATTCCGCGCCGAGGCCCTCGCCCCCTGCTACGGGATGGCCGAGGCCACCGTGTTCGTCTCCGGCCTGGCCGGCCGCCCGCCCCGGGTCGCCCCCGTCGACTCCGACGCACTGGAGAAGCACCTCCTGCAGCCCCCGCTGCCCGATGGACCGGTCCGCGAGCTGGTGGGCTGCGGAGACGTACCGGACTTCGACGTGCGGATCGTGGACCCCCACGACGGCACGGTGCTGCCCGACGGCACCACCGGGGAGATCTGGCTGCGGGGTCCCAGCGTGGCCCCCGGCTACTGGGGCCGCCCCGACGCCACCGAGGAGACCTTCGGCGCCCGCACCGCCGGCGGTGAGGGACCCTTCCTGCGCACGGGCGACCTGGGCGCCCTGCAGGACGGTGAGATCTACGTGACCGGGCGCAGCAAGGACCTGCTGATCGTGCACGGCCGCAACCTCTACCCGCAGGACATCGAGCACGAACTGCGGTTGCGGCACCCCGCGCTCGCCACGCTGGCCGGCACCGCGTTCACCGTGTCCGTGCCGCAGGAGGAGGTCGTCGTGCTGCACGAGGTCCGCGGCCGGTTCACCGAGGAGCAGTACCAGGAGCTGGCCCGGGACATGCGCACCACGGTCTACCAGGAGTTCGGGGTGCGCACGGCCGGCCTGGTCCTGCTCCGGCCCGGGTCCGTCCGCAAGACCACGAGCGGCAAGGTGCAGCGCGGCGAGATGCGGCGGCTGTTCCTCGACGGCGCCCTCACCCCCGTCCACGCCCACCTGGAGCCGGCGGTGGGCGCGCTGGTGAGCGGGGAACCCGCGTGA
- a CDS encoding acyl-CoA dehydrogenase family protein: protein MSGGAALWPTGLPGVLESAMDAAAADGPFHPAAIARLDDREEFPAEACAVLDACGLARAYVPAALGGVPGGLPELVAALRTVARRDVTVAVAHGKTFLGSAPTWVAGRDDQRRDLAAMVLDGTVVSWGLTEPGHGSDLLAGELTAAPAPDGGWRLDGAKWPVNNATRGRLVSVLARTAPEGGPRGFSLLLVDKEGLAPGSWRPLPKEPTHGIRGADISGVRFDGAHVPEDALTGRAGEGLDAVLLALQLTRTVCTSLSLGAGEHALGLAHDFAAGRAMYGTTLLRLPLARRVLGRAAASLVLADAASLLSARGAHCMTGEMSVVSAVVKAGVPEIVQLAIDDLAELIGARGYLTRHHENGRFQKLERDHRVVAIFDGSTAVNRSALISQFPLLARRIRTGEHDRAGLAAAVTAGPVPPLDFGALRLMSRTGCSVVQALPAVAGRLSALAAAGAVPERVHDLAGALAEEAAAVADAMAALGPAGRDAPPEAFETARRYERCYAGAAAGHLLLADPGDPRRVTLLTAALERALELLRPAHEAPQEAYEPIAATLSEPAKELIA, encoded by the coding sequence GTGAGCGGCGGCGCGGCCCTCTGGCCCACCGGCCTGCCCGGCGTGCTGGAGAGCGCCATGGACGCCGCGGCGGCCGACGGGCCCTTCCACCCGGCGGCCATCGCCCGGCTGGACGACCGTGAGGAGTTCCCCGCCGAGGCCTGCGCGGTCCTGGACGCCTGCGGCCTCGCCCGCGCCTACGTGCCGGCCGCACTGGGCGGCGTACCCGGCGGCCTGCCGGAGCTGGTCGCGGCGCTGCGCACGGTGGCCCGCCGGGACGTGACCGTCGCCGTCGCGCACGGCAAGACCTTCCTGGGCTCGGCGCCGACCTGGGTGGCCGGCCGGGACGACCAGCGGCGGGATCTCGCCGCCATGGTCCTCGACGGCACGGTGGTGTCCTGGGGACTGACCGAGCCCGGGCACGGCAGCGACCTGCTGGCCGGCGAGCTGACCGCCGCGCCCGCGCCGGACGGGGGCTGGCGGCTCGACGGCGCGAAGTGGCCCGTCAACAACGCCACCCGCGGCCGCCTCGTCTCGGTGCTGGCCCGTACCGCGCCCGAGGGCGGGCCGCGGGGGTTCAGCCTGCTCCTCGTCGACAAGGAGGGGCTGGCGCCGGGCAGCTGGCGGCCGCTGCCCAAGGAGCCCACGCACGGCATCCGGGGTGCCGACATCAGCGGCGTCCGCTTCGACGGCGCGCACGTCCCCGAAGACGCGCTCACCGGCCGGGCCGGCGAGGGCCTGGACGCCGTGTTGCTTGCGCTCCAGCTGACCAGGACCGTGTGCACCTCCCTCTCGCTGGGCGCCGGGGAGCACGCGCTGGGGCTGGCGCACGACTTCGCGGCCGGGCGCGCCATGTACGGCACCACCCTGCTGCGGCTCCCGCTGGCCCGCCGGGTGCTCGGGCGGGCCGCGGCCTCGCTCGTGCTCGCCGACGCCGCCTCGCTGCTGTCGGCACGCGGGGCCCACTGCATGACCGGGGAGATGAGCGTGGTGTCGGCGGTGGTCAAGGCCGGCGTGCCGGAGATCGTCCAGCTGGCCATCGACGATCTCGCCGAGCTCATCGGCGCGCGCGGCTATCTGACGCGCCATCATGAGAATGGTCGGTTCCAGAAGCTGGAGCGCGACCACCGGGTCGTCGCCATCTTCGATGGCAGCACCGCGGTGAACCGTTCCGCGCTGATCAGCCAGTTCCCCCTGCTCGCCCGCCGGATCCGGACCGGCGAGCACGACCGCGCTGGCCTCGCCGCCGCCGTCACCGCGGGACCGGTCCCGCCGCTCGACTTCGGGGCGCTGCGCCTGATGAGCCGTACGGGCTGCAGCGTGGTGCAGGCGCTGCCCGCCGTCGCCGGCCGGCTCTCCGCGCTCGCCGCCGCCGGCGCCGTACCGGAGCGGGTCCACGACCTGGCCGGGGCCCTGGCCGAGGAGGCGGCCGCGGTCGCGGACGCCATGGCGGCCCTGGGCCCGGCCGGCCGCGACGCGCCCCCCGAGGCGTTCGAGACCGCCCGCCGCTACGAACGCTGCTACGCGGGCGCCGCGGCAGGACACCTGCTGCTCGCGGACCCCGGTGACCCGCGGCGCGTCACCCTGCTCACGGCCGCCCTCGAACGTGCCCTGGAACTGCTGCGGCCGGCCCACGAGGCACCGCAGGAGGCGTATGAGCCGATAGCGGCGACGCTCTCGGAACCGGCGAAGGAGCTGATCGCATGA
- a CDS encoding thioester reductase domain-containing protein, whose amino-acid sequence MNASTPPLANDPLAQTAWAAFRTRLREFAADQLPEAMVPSRFIVLPELPKLPNGKVDRGRLPALPDGESAGSAYVAPQTPLEIRLAGIWADLLGVGRVGLKDNFFELGGDSLAAAQMAARLRAATGLQVSLRGLFDHPTLERLARHLGAQDVPAPTSDSGRHPRSIAGADLAAEAVLPPDIVPADGALPPVPAPYTAVLLTGATGYTGAFLMRELLDRSDAHVYALVRSDTPQQAADRVRAAMELYGVWRDGDEARFTAVPGDLARPYFGLDHGTYRRLARDVQMIVHNGAWSSYALPYQRLKPVNVLGTQEVLRLAARHRIKPVHYISSLAVYPGRPGEHRWSEEAATDPEGVVGGYRQTKWVGDRMMAQAHERGLPTCVYRPGQITGAQTTGACAEDTFLNATLKGCVQLGAALAFDVFLEMTPVDFCAAAVAHIALGGQGHGTAFNLPGGHPLAWDRLVELLDECGYPLRRLSYADWYAELTGAVERGEENELARFLPLFGSDRPAKDLGYRGSRPVFDTTNLRAALSGSGIACMPPERELLGRYLDHFEATRFLPARAERTAP is encoded by the coding sequence GTGAACGCATCCACCCCACCTCTGGCCAACGATCCGCTGGCCCAGACGGCCTGGGCCGCCTTCCGCACCCGGCTGCGGGAGTTCGCCGCCGACCAGTTGCCGGAGGCGATGGTCCCGTCCCGTTTCATCGTCCTGCCCGAGCTGCCCAAGCTCCCCAACGGCAAGGTGGACCGCGGCCGGCTGCCCGCGCTGCCCGACGGCGAGAGCGCCGGCAGCGCCTACGTGGCGCCGCAGACGCCCCTGGAGATCCGGCTCGCCGGCATCTGGGCCGATCTGCTCGGCGTCGGCCGCGTGGGCCTGAAGGACAACTTCTTCGAGCTGGGCGGCGACTCTCTCGCGGCGGCCCAGATGGCGGCCCGGCTGCGCGCCGCGACCGGCCTGCAGGTGAGCCTGCGCGGCCTGTTCGACCACCCGACCCTGGAACGCCTCGCCCGCCACCTCGGCGCCCAGGACGTCCCGGCGCCCACCTCGGACAGCGGCCGGCACCCGCGGTCGATCGCCGGTGCGGACCTGGCGGCGGAGGCCGTCCTGCCGCCCGACATCGTCCCCGCGGACGGCGCCCTCCCGCCGGTGCCGGCGCCGTACACCGCCGTCCTGCTCACCGGCGCCACCGGCTACACCGGGGCGTTCCTGATGCGCGAGCTGCTCGACCGGTCCGACGCCCACGTGTACGCCCTGGTCCGTTCGGACACGCCCCAGCAGGCGGCGGACCGGGTCCGGGCGGCGATGGAGCTGTACGGGGTGTGGCGGGACGGCGACGAGGCACGGTTCACCGCGGTTCCCGGCGACCTGGCCCGGCCCTACTTCGGCCTCGACCACGGCACCTACCGGCGGCTCGCCCGCGACGTCCAGATGATCGTCCACAACGGTGCCTGGTCCAGCTACGCGCTGCCGTACCAGCGGCTCAAGCCGGTCAACGTGCTCGGCACCCAGGAGGTGCTGCGGCTCGCCGCGCGGCACCGGATCAAACCGGTGCACTACATCTCCTCCCTCGCGGTCTACCCGGGCCGCCCCGGCGAGCACCGCTGGTCGGAGGAGGCTGCGACCGATCCCGAGGGCGTGGTCGGCGGGTACCGGCAGACCAAGTGGGTCGGCGACCGCATGATGGCGCAGGCCCACGAACGCGGCCTGCCCACCTGCGTCTACCGGCCCGGCCAGATCACCGGCGCCCAGACCACGGGTGCCTGCGCCGAGGACACGTTCCTCAACGCCACCCTCAAGGGCTGTGTCCAGCTCGGCGCGGCGCTGGCGTTCGACGTGTTCCTGGAGATGACCCCGGTCGACTTCTGCGCCGCGGCGGTCGCCCACATCGCCCTCGGCGGGCAGGGCCACGGCACCGCCTTCAACCTGCCGGGTGGCCATCCGCTCGCCTGGGACCGGCTGGTCGAGCTGCTCGACGAGTGCGGCTACCCGCTGCGCAGGCTCTCGTACGCCGACTGGTACGCCGAGCTGACCGGGGCCGTGGAACGCGGCGAGGAGAACGAACTCGCCCGCTTCCTGCCCCTGTTCGGCTCCGACCGGCCGGCCAAGGACCTCGGCTACCGGGGCAGCCGGCCCGTCTTCGACACCACCAACCTGCGGGCGGCACTGAGCGGTTCGGGCATCGCCTGCATGCCACCCGAGCGCGAGCTTCTCGGCCGCTACCTCGACCACTTCGAAGCCACCCGCTTCCTGCCCGCGCGTGCCGAGAGGACAGCCCCGTGA